The Leucothrix mucor DSM 2157 DNA window GATGTAGACGATACTAAACGCGATTGACCAGAGGAAAATGGTTCGGCCGAGGTCTTCTTTATCTTTTTTTATGAGGTAAAAGGTCACTGCAATAGAGCCGATCATGCCGCTAATGGCCATAATTGAGGACGACATTGCTTGGCTTGACCCTAAAGAGATATTCACTATACACGCGACGGATAAGAGGAGAACGCCCCACAGCAAATGGCGAAACCGTCTGACTATAAACGTATTTTTTATCTCGGGGTTATGGTGACTTATCTTCATAATTTTCTAATTTTTTAAGCGCAGGGGGGGGTATTTGTTGCGCATGTGCATATATTTTTTTAATTATTGTATATAACTTTTGCACTTTATTGTCTGTAACTCAATGTATTTAAGACAAAGCGTCGATGTAAGCGGTTTGCTGTCTCAGTGGATACTGAATAAGGTATAAGAATGATGGCGCTAACAAGTGCACACCCAAGCCAGGATGTGCACACAGTGCGTTTGCTACGGACTAATTGTCCAGGTATAACTTTCATCCCGAGGGCTTTTGGGGCTCAAACTAACGTTATAACCGCCCGGAAGATTGGTTAAATTGATATAACCATTGTTGCTGAAATCAAAACGCTGAGGTGCGCCACCAGCTACTGATGGCATAACCTCGAACTTTCCCTGCTTGCCATCGCAGCCATGACCTTGAACGCGAGCAACTTTGATGGTGACTCGTTGACCAAGATTCACTGGCCCCATCATGCTACCGAGTCCCGGCTGTCCTTCATAGCAGTTATGCCAGCCGGTACCGATAACGAAAAATACGGGTTGATTGAAACCATTGACCAAATGTAGGTTAAAAATTCGGTTGGCGGCGGTTGCTGTGGAGGTCATTAAGACCATTGTTAGCAGTAGAGCTGCCGAACTGAAAATTCGGGTCCATAGTTGTTGTTTTTTCATGATATCTCTCCCTTGTAGTCATGAAACAGTGCTGTTTCATGTGAGTTTTTTATGCTCATTTATAACTATAGTATATGAGGGGATAAACACTGGTTTTATTGGGTGTTTTGGAATTATGGCTTGCAGTGGGTGGCGGGTAGTCCGGTATTTACTGTGCTTCGCCCCTCGATGCTCTCGGAAGGACTACGCAAAGCAAATACCGGACTACCCTTGGAGGCTTCGGTGGATGCATATAGGTAATTCAAAATTTGCTTGTGACTAGGTATGTCAGAAATTTCATCAGGTACTTTTGTATGGCTTATTGTTTCTGGTTTTGTTGTTTCAAGAAGGAAACAAAGCCCTGATTAGCCACCGACAACTGCCGCTTCTTTGACCAAGCCATACTTAACGACAGCGTCCGAGCTTTCTCAAACGGAATCCCCACCACCCCAGGTTCAGCATCCACCGCCACTTTCAGCGCGAGCGTCACCCCTTCACCTTCACGCACTAGCTGAATAATCATCCCCAGCAAGTCGGTCTCCACTGCAATATCCGGTGTGCGCTGATGCTCGGCATGTAGCTGCATGGTCAGTTGTCGCAGGTAATAATTCTGCTGATATAAAATCAGTCGCTGCTGGCAGTATTCCGCTTCGCTGATCGTCACCTTTTTTGCGAGCGGATGATGCTCGGCCACACACACGACTATCGGCTCATCGCACAGTTTTAACGATTCATGCGTTTGGTTCACACCTTGCGAGTTCACCACGCCCATATCAATGTCGCCGTTATCAATGCGATTCAGCACGCTCTCGGTGCCTTCGGTGATGATCCTGAAATCAATGTCGGGGTATTGCTGTTTAAAGCGGCGTATCAGCGGTGGGAAAAAATAGCTGCCGGTCATGGCGGTGGTGCTAAACGACACCAATCCGCTGCTTAAATTACTGAGTGCCGCCATATCCTGCTGCGCTTCACTGAGCTGGCGCAGAATGATACCAGCATGGCGATACAGCCGTTCACCTTCAACCGTCAGGCGAATTTGCCGTTCGCGTCGGTCAATCAGCAGCAGGCCTAACTCATCCTCCAGCTTACGAATGGCGACGCTAACGGCGGATTGAGCGATGTGCAGGTGCTCGGCGGCTTGGCTAAAGCTCTTTAGCTGACCCACACAGTGGAATATTTCCAGTTTTCTGCTATCCATTAAAGAGATCGTTTCCATATAAAGTATATATTTTATTTATGTAATCATCTGGCGTACAGTAAGTCAATACAAGCAACCCACCACACACTGGAGATACCATGAGCGCGAATTGGGGTAAATTTAACTGGCAAGACCCGTTTCTGCTGACAGAGCAGTTGAATGAAGAAGAAGTGATGGTGATGGACACCGCGCATTCTTATTCTCAGGAAAAGCTGAAGCCACGAGTGCGTGAAGCATTCCGCAACGAGACAACTGATCGCGAAATCTTTAATGAGATGGGCGAGCTGGGTTTGTTAGGTCCAATGATCGAAGGCTACGGTTGCTCGGGTGTGAGCACGGTGTCTTACGGTTTGATCGCACGTGAAGTTGAGCGTGTGGATTCTGGCTATCGCTCAATGATGAGTGTGCAGTCTAGTTTGGTTATGTACCCAATTTACACCTACGGTAGCGAAGCGCAGCGTGAAAAATACCTGCCGAAATTGGCTAGCGGTGAGTGGGTTGGTTGCTTTGGTTTGACTGAGCCGGATCACGGTTCTGATCCGGGTGGCATGAAGTCTCGCGCTAAAGCGGTTGATGGCGGTTACATCCTAAACGGCGCAAAGATGTGGATTACCAATTCACCAATTGCTGACGTATTTGTTGTCTGGGCGAAGACTGAAGATGGCGTGATTCGCGGCTTCATTCTCGACAAAGGCATGAAAGGTTTAAGCGCACCTAAGATCGAAGGCAAACTGGCTTTACGTGCATCGGTTACCGGTGAAATCGTCATGCAGGATGTGTTCGTTCCTGAAGAAAATATACTGCCAAATGCACACGGTCTGAAGGGTCCATTTGGTTGTTTGAACAGTGCGCGTTTGGGTATTGCTTGGGGTGCATTAGGTTCGGCGGAAGATTGCTGGTTGTCTGCGCGCTCTTACACCATGGAGCGTACGCAGTTCGGTCGTCCTTTGGCACAGAACCAGTTAATCCAGTTCAAACTGGCGCAAATGCAAACTGACATTAGCTTGGGTTTACAGGGTGTTTTGCAGGCATCACGCTTAAAAGATAAAGGCCAGTTAGCGCCTGAATTGATTTCGATGATGAAGCGTAACAACTGTACTAAGGCATTGGATATCGCTCGCATGGCACGTGATATGCACGGCGGAAACGGTATCTCCGATGAGTATCCGATCATGCGTCATATGATGAATCTGGAAGTGGTGAACACCTATGAAGGAACTGCTGACATTCATGCGCTGATTTTAGGCCGCGCACAAACCGGCTTACAGGCATTTTTCTGATGAAACCCATGAGTCCGCTGTCGGGGGTTAAGGTTGTTGATATGAGCCGCATTTTGGCTGGT harbors:
- a CDS encoding LysR family transcriptional regulator produces the protein MDSRKLEIFHCVGQLKSFSQAAEHLHIAQSAVSVAIRKLEDELGLLLIDRRERQIRLTVEGERLYRHAGIILRQLSEAQQDMAALSNLSSGLVSFSTTAMTGSYFFPPLIRRFKQQYPDIDFRIITEGTESVLNRIDNGDIDMGVVNSQGVNQTHESLKLCDEPIVVCVAEHHPLAKKVTISEAEYCQQRLILYQQNYYLRQLTMQLHAEHQRTPDIAVETDLLGMIIQLVREGEGVTLALKVAVDAEPGVVGIPFEKARTLSLSMAWSKKRQLSVANQGFVSFLKQQNQKQ
- a CDS encoding acyl-CoA dehydrogenase yields the protein MSANWGKFNWQDPFLLTEQLNEEEVMVMDTAHSYSQEKLKPRVREAFRNETTDREIFNEMGELGLLGPMIEGYGCSGVSTVSYGLIAREVERVDSGYRSMMSVQSSLVMYPIYTYGSEAQREKYLPKLASGEWVGCFGLTEPDHGSDPGGMKSRAKAVDGGYILNGAKMWITNSPIADVFVVWAKTEDGVIRGFILDKGMKGLSAPKIEGKLALRASVTGEIVMQDVFVPEENILPNAHGLKGPFGCLNSARLGIAWGALGSAEDCWLSARSYTMERTQFGRPLAQNQLIQFKLAQMQTDISLGLQGVLQASRLKDKGQLAPELISMMKRNNCTKALDIARMARDMHGGNGISDEYPIMRHMMNLEVVNTYEGTADIHALILGRAQTGLQAFF